The nucleotide sequence GAACTGGCAGAGCATCACCACGACAGCCAGGACCAGGGCGGAATGGCCGGGGAAGTACTGCAGTGGCGACAACGGACCAGGGAAGAGGACGACGGCGACCACCGCCAACCCGAGGAACGTCCCCACAATGCGGTGGATGCCCCGGTGGACGCGGCTTGGGAGGTCGGCACCGGCCAGCGGCACTGCGGCTGCAGCCATGGCCCAGTGCGGGTGGCCGCTGCCGCTCAGAACACCGATGGCGCCGGCCGCGCTCACCGCCAAGGAGTAGCGCGCGGCATGGACCAGGGCTGCATGGCGAAGCGCGCCCCGGAGGGCAGGGGCTTCCCGCGCAGCACCGGCCACCCAGGTGCGGCGCCTGAACCAGCCGGCGAAACCGACCACCAAGGAGAAGGCAGCCGAGGCAGCTCCGATGAGTACCGCCGTCGAGAAGGGCACGCTGGTGGGGACGGAAGCGCAGGCGCCCAACGCGAGGATGCCGAAGAACGGTCCGATCGGTTTGAGGCGGACGCGGTCCGAGTACAGGGACCCGGCACCGGCAAACAGGGTAGCCACCAGCACCAGCCACCACGAATGGATGTGGTTCACGGACAGGAAAACGCCGATCGTAAGTCCGCCCACCAGGATCAACGCGGCCTGTGCCTGGTGCTTGAGCCGGAGTTGGTGGGGCTCGTTGCGGCCGTACATCCCCGTGAGCGCACCGAAAACTGCGTACAGCATGAGGTCGGGGCGGCCGACGAGGATCAGGAAGAGCCCAGGCAGCGCAACGCTCAGGGCGACCCTCACGGCGGAAAGACGATCGTTGTTCGCCGGGCCAAGACGGTGGAGTTCGCGGGCGTGCATCAGAAGCGCGGGCACAGGGAACACCACCAATCATTCAGGGTTTGTTCTCGAAATTATCAGGGCTGTCCGTACGCCGCCATAAGCCCGGTCACAACCCGTAGTGAACCGGGGCATGCCGAACCGGGAACGTCTGGGAAGATCGAGGTATGCCTGTCGCCTTCGTTTGCCGCACCCGCTCCAGCATGTCGCCGCAGGAGCTGTTCGACCTGTCACGGAACATCGACGCCCACGTGGGTTCGATGACCAAGAGTCGTGAGAAAGCCATCGCCGGGGTGACGTCCGGGTTGATCTCGGAAGGCGAGACCGTCACCTGGCAGGCCTGGCACCTGGGAGTCCGGTTCCGCATGACCAGCCGCATCGAGCGGATGGAGGCTCCGGCGTCGTTCTCTGACGAACAGGTGAAGGGCCCCTTCAAGTACCTCCGCCACACGCATGAGTTCCGGCCCGAGGGCAGCGGGACACTGATGGTGGACACGATCGAATTCGCGGCGCCGTTCGGACCGCTGGGCCGGCTGGCGGAAAAGCTGGTCCTCGCCCGGTACATGCAGAACCTCATTGAAGAACGTAATAAATTCCTGGTGGCTCCTCCCGCGCTGGACGCACGGCAATGATCCGGCTGGCCCACTCGGACGACCTGCAGATGATGCAGGACATCGAGCGCGCCGCGGGGGAGACTTTCCGGCAGCTCGGCATGGACCAGATCGCGGACGACGAGCCTTTTCCCGTGGAAACGTTGGGCGCCTACGCGGCAGCCGGACGTGCTTGGGTGTACGTCGACGGACTCGACTATCCCGTGGCGTACTTGCTGGCCGACGTCGTCGATGGAAACGGCCACGTGGAGCAGGTCAGCGTCCACCCCGACTACGCACATCAGGGCATCGGCCACGAACTGCTGCACGCCGCGCGGATCTGGACGCGCGGCCACGGCATGCAACGGCAAACATTGAGCACGTTCCGGGATGTGCCCTGGAACGCTCCGTACTATCGTCGGCTTGGTTTTGAAGTGCTCGACG is from Paenarthrobacter nicotinovorans and encodes:
- a CDS encoding FUSC family protein — translated: MFPVPALLMHARELHRLGPANNDRLSAVRVALSVALPGLFLILVGRPDLMLYAVFGALTGMYGRNEPHQLRLKHQAQAALILVGGLTIGVFLSVNHIHSWWLVLVATLFAGAGSLYSDRVRLKPIGPFFGILALGACASVPTSVPFSTAVLIGAASAAFSLVVGFAGWFRRRTWVAGAAREAPALRGALRHAALVHAARYSLAVSAAGAIGVLSGSGHPHWAMAAAAVPLAGADLPSRVHRGIHRIVGTFLGLAVVAVVLFPGPLSPLQYFPGHSALVLAVVVMLCQFPTELFMARHYGWAMVFFTPVVLLIAQLAAPVDPGVLVMERAIETFIGAVVGISVAVFVRKPRTKALPA
- a CDS encoding SRPBCC family protein; translation: MPVAFVCRTRSSMSPQELFDLSRNIDAHVGSMTKSREKAIAGVTSGLISEGETVTWQAWHLGVRFRMTSRIERMEAPASFSDEQVKGPFKYLRHTHEFRPEGSGTLMVDTIEFAAPFGPLGRLAEKLVLARYMQNLIEERNKFLVAPPALDARQ
- a CDS encoding GNAT family N-acetyltransferase; the encoded protein is MIRLAHSDDLQMMQDIERAAGETFRQLGMDQIADDEPFPVETLGAYAAAGRAWVYVDGLDYPVAYLLADVVDGNGHVEQVSVHPDYAHQGIGHELLHAARIWTRGHGMQRQTLSTFRDVPWNAPYYRRLGFEVLDAGSWGPELTHLMEHEAQLGLTRWPRVAMWRPAVPPV